A single region of the Ornithorhynchus anatinus isolate Pmale09 chromosome 13, mOrnAna1.pri.v4, whole genome shotgun sequence genome encodes:
- the RBM23 gene encoding probable RNA-binding protein 23 isoform X5 encodes MASDDFDIVIEAMLEAPYKKEEQQRKEVKKDSPSTTTSTSTSGGGASGSSGSNTSGETSKKKRSRSHSRSKDRKRSRSRDRDRHRRRSSRSRSRDRQRRHRSRSRDRRCSSKSRSRDRRREERVRYRSPPPATGRRYGHSKSPHYREKSPVREPIDNLSPEERDARTVFCMQLAARIRPRDLEDFFSAVGKVRDVRIISDRNSRRSKGIAYVEFCEIQSVPLAIGLTGQRLLGVPIIVQASQAEKNRLAAMANNLQKGSGGPMRLYVGSLHFNITEDMLRGIFEPFGKIDNIVLMKDPDTGRSKGFGFLTFSDSECARRALEQLNGFELAGRPMRVGHVTERLDGGTDITFPDGGEELDLGTAGGRLQLMAKLAEGSGIQLPTSAAAQAAALQLNGAVPLGALNPAALTALSPALNLASQAIASQCFQLSSLFTPQTM; translated from the exons ATGGCGTCCGACGACTTCGACATCGTGATCGAGGCCATGCTGGAGGCCCCGTACAAGaaagaggag cagcagaggaaggaggtgaagaAGGACAGCCCCAGCACCACTACCAGCACCAGCACCAGCGGGGGCGGCGCCAGCGGGAGCAGTGGCAGCAACACCAGCGGGGAGACGAGCAA gaagaagaggagccgcAGCCACAGCAGAAGCAAGGACCGGAAGCGCAG CCGcagccgggaccgggaccgacACCGGCGGAGGAGCAGCCGCAGCCGCAGCCGGGACCGCCAGCGGCGCCACCGCAGCCGCAGCCGGGACCGCCGGTGCAGCAGCAAGTCGCGCAGCCGGGACCGCCGGCGCGAGGAGCGTGTGCGCTACAGAAGCCCCCCTCCCGCCACCGG GCGCCGGTACGGACACAGCAAGAGCCCCCACTACCGAGAGAAGAGCCCGGTCAG GGAGCCCATCGATAACCTGAGCCCCGAGGAGCGCGACGCTCGCACCGTCTTCTGCATGCAGCTGGCCGCCCGCATCCGGCCCCGAGACCTGGAGGACTTCTTCTCTGCCGTCGGGAAG GTGCGTGACGTGCGGATCATCTCGGACCGGAACTCCCGCCGCTCCAAGGGCATCGCCTACGTGGAGTTCTGCGAGATCCAGTCCGTGCCCCTGGCCATCGGGCTGACGGGACAGCGCCTGCTGGGCGTTCCCATCATCGTCCAGGCTTCCCAG GCTGAGAAGAACCGCCTGGCGGCCATGGCAAACAACCTGCAGAAGGGTAGCGGCGGCCCCATGCGTCTCTACGTGGGCTCCCTGCACTTCAACATCACGGAGGACATGCTGCGGGGCATCTTCGAGCCGTTCGGCAAG ATCGATAATATTGTCCTCATGAAGGATCCGGACACCGGCCGCTCTAAAGGCTTTGGCTTCCTGACG TTCTCCGACTCGGAGTGTGCCCGACGGGCCCTGGAGCAGCTGAACGGCTTCGAGCTGGCCGGGCGGCCCATGCGGGTGGGTCACGTGACCGAGCGGCTGGACGGCGGCACCGACATCACCTTCCCCGACGGGGGCGAGGAGCTGGACCTGGGGACGGCCGGCGGCCGCCTGCAGCTCATGGCCAAGCTGGCCGAGG GTTCCGGCATCCAGCTCCCCACCTCCGCTGCGGCCCAGGCCGCCGCCCTGCAGCTGAATGGAGCCGTGCCCCTGGGGGCCCTGAACCCTGCCGCCCTGACCG cgctcagtccggctCTGAACCTGGCGTCCCAGGCCATCGCCTCGCAGTGCTTCCAGCTCTCCAGCCTCTTCACCCCCCAGACCAT GTAA
- the PRMT5 gene encoding protein arginine N-methyltransferase 5 produces MAAVAVGGAGGSRVSSGRDLNCVPEVADTLGAVAKQGFDFLCMPVFHPRFKREFTQEPAKIRCGPQTRSDLLLSGRDWNTLIVGKLSPWIRPDSKVEKIRRNSEAAMLQELNFGAYLGLPAILLPLNQEDNTNLARVLTNHIHTGHHSSMFWMRVPLMAAEDLRDDIIENEPATRTDECAGEEKTWMWWHSFRTLCDYSKRIAVAIEVGPDLPSSHVIDRWLGEPIKAAILPTSIFLTNKKGFPVLSKMHQKLIFRLLKLEVQFIITGANHHSEKEFCSYLQYLEYLSQNRPPPNAYELFAKGYEDYLQSPLQPLMDNLESQTYEVFEKDPIKYSQYQQAIYKCLLDRVPEEEKDTNVQVLMVLGAGRGPLVNASLRAAKQADRRVKLYAVEKNPNAVVTLENWQFEEWGSQVTVVSSDMREWAAPEKADIIVSELLGSFADNELSPECLDGAQHFLKDDGVSIPGEYTSFLAPISSSKLYNEVRACREKDRDPEAQFEMPYVVRLHNFHQLAEPKPCFTFSHPNRDPVIDNNRYQTLEYPVEVNTVLHGFAGYFETVLYRDITLSIRPETHSPGMFSWFPILFPIKQPITVQEGQTICVRFWRCSNAKKVWYEWAVTAPICSAIHNPTGRSYTIGL; encoded by the exons ATGGCGGCGGTGGCGGTCGGGGGAGCCGGCGGGAGCCGCGTGTCCAGCGGGCGGGACCTCAACTGCGTCCCCGAAGTGGCCGATACCTTGGGGGCGGTGGCCAAGCAGGG CTTCGACTTCCTCTGTATGCCTGTCTTCCACCCTCGCTTCAAGAGGGAGTTCACCCAGGAGCCCGCCAAGATCCGCTGCGGACCCCAGACCCGATCCGATCTGCTGCTCTCCGGACGGG ATTGGAACACGTTGATCGTGGGGAAGCTCTCGCCCTGGATCCGCCCCGACTCCAAGGTGGAGAAGATCCGCAGGAACTCGGAGGCG GCCATGCTCCAGGAGCTGAATTTCGGGGCGTATCTGGGGCTCCCCGCTATCCTGCTACCTCTCAACCAGGAGGACAACACTAACCTGGCCAGGGTCCTGACCAATCACATCCACACTGGCCACCACTCTTCCATG TTCTGGATGCGGGTGCCCCTGATGGCGGCCGAAGACCTGCGGGACGACATCATCGAGAACGAGCCGGCGACGCGGACGGACGAGTGCGCCGGGGAAGAGAAGACCTGGATGTG GTGGCACAGTTTCCGGACCCTGTGTGACTACAGCAAGCGGATTGCAGTGG CTATTGAGGTCGGCCCTGACCTTCCGTCCAGTCACGTCATCGACCGCTGGCTCGGGGAGCCTATCAAAGCGGCCATTCTGCCCACCAGCATCTTCCTGACCAACAAGAAGGGATTCCCGGTCCTCTCCAAGATGCACCAGAAGCTCATCTTCCGTCTCCTCAAG CTGGAGGTGCAGTTCATCATCACGGGCGCTAACCACCATTCCGAGAAGGAGTTCTGCTCCTACCTGCAGTACCTGGAGTACCTGAGCCAGAACCGCCCGCCCCCCAATGCCTACGAGCTGTTCGCCAAGGGCTACGAGGACTATCTGCAGTCCCCGCTGCAG CCGCTGATGGACAACCTAGAGTCTCAGACGTACGAGGTGTTCGAGAAAGACCCCATCAAGTATTCCCAGTACCAGCAG GCTATCTACAAGTGCCTGCTGGACCGGGTGcccgaggaggagaaggacaccAACGTGCA GGTGTTGATGGTGCTGGGCGCCGGCCGGGGCCCCCTGGTAAACGCCTCCCTCCGAGCCGCCAAGCAGGCCGACCGGCGGGTCAAGCTGTACGCCGTGGAGAAGAACCCCAACGCCGTGGTGAC GCTGGAGAACTGGCAGTTCGAGGAGTGGGGCAGCCAGGTGACGGTGGTGTCGTCCGACATGAGGGAGTGGGCGGCCCCCGAGAAGGCGGACATCATCGTCAGCGAGCTCCTGGGCTCCTTCGCCGACAACGAGCTGTCTCCTGAGTGCCTGGATGGGGCCCAGCACTTCCTGAAAG ATGATGGGGTGAGCATCCCCGGGGAGTACACCTCCTTCTTggctcccatctcttcctccaagCTTTACAACGAGGTCCGGGCCTGTCGGGAGAAGGACCGAGACCCCGAG GCCCAGTTTGAGATGCCCTACGTGGTCCGGCTCCACAACTTCCACCAGCTGGCCGAGCCGAAGCCCTGCTTCACGTTCAGTCACCCGAACCGAG ACCCCGTGATCGACAACAACCGCTACCAGACCCTGGAGTATCCCGTGGAGGTGAACACGGTCCTGCACGGCTTCGCCGGCTACTTCGAGACCGTGCTGTACCGGGACATCACCCTGA gcATCCGCCCCGAGACACACTCACCAGGCATGTTCTCCTGgtttcccatcctcttccccatcaaG CAACCCATCACGGTGCAAGAGGGCCAGACCATCTGCGTGCGCTTCTGGCGATGCAGCAACGCCAAGAAGGTGTGGTACGAGTGGGCCGTGACCGCGCCCATCTGCTCCGCCATCCACAACCCCACGGGGCGTTCCTACACCATCGGCCTCTAG
- the RBM23 gene encoding probable RNA-binding protein 23 isoform X1: MASDDFDIVIEAMLEAPYKKEEQQRKEVKKDSPSTTTSTSTSGGGASGSSGSNTSGETSKKKRSRSHSRSKDRKRSRSRDRDRHRRRSSRSRSRDRQRRHRSRSRDRRCSSKSRSRDRRREERVRYRSPPPATGRRYGHSKSPHYREKSPVREPIDNLSPEERDARTVFCMQLAARIRPRDLEDFFSAVGKVRDVRIISDRNSRRSKGIAYVEFCEIQSVPLAIGLTGQRLLGVPIIVQASQAEKNRLAAMANNLQKGSGGPMRLYVGSLHFNITEDMLRGIFEPFGKIDNIVLMKDPDTGRSKGFGFLTFSDSECARRALEQLNGFELAGRPMRVGHVTERLDGGTDITFPDGGEELDLGTAGGRLQLMAKLAEGSGIQLPTSAAAQAAALQLNGAVPLGALNPAALTALSPALNLASQAIASQCFQLSSLFTPQTMEQFQPQAPVLGPPVPPPWAEAAR, translated from the exons ATGGCGTCCGACGACTTCGACATCGTGATCGAGGCCATGCTGGAGGCCCCGTACAAGaaagaggag cagcagaggaaggaggtgaagaAGGACAGCCCCAGCACCACTACCAGCACCAGCACCAGCGGGGGCGGCGCCAGCGGGAGCAGTGGCAGCAACACCAGCGGGGAGACGAGCAA gaagaagaggagccgcAGCCACAGCAGAAGCAAGGACCGGAAGCGCAG CCGcagccgggaccgggaccgacACCGGCGGAGGAGCAGCCGCAGCCGCAGCCGGGACCGCCAGCGGCGCCACCGCAGCCGCAGCCGGGACCGCCGGTGCAGCAGCAAGTCGCGCAGCCGGGACCGCCGGCGCGAGGAGCGTGTGCGCTACAGAAGCCCCCCTCCCGCCACCGG GCGCCGGTACGGACACAGCAAGAGCCCCCACTACCGAGAGAAGAGCCCGGTCAG GGAGCCCATCGATAACCTGAGCCCCGAGGAGCGCGACGCTCGCACCGTCTTCTGCATGCAGCTGGCCGCCCGCATCCGGCCCCGAGACCTGGAGGACTTCTTCTCTGCCGTCGGGAAG GTGCGTGACGTGCGGATCATCTCGGACCGGAACTCCCGCCGCTCCAAGGGCATCGCCTACGTGGAGTTCTGCGAGATCCAGTCCGTGCCCCTGGCCATCGGGCTGACGGGACAGCGCCTGCTGGGCGTTCCCATCATCGTCCAGGCTTCCCAG GCTGAGAAGAACCGCCTGGCGGCCATGGCAAACAACCTGCAGAAGGGTAGCGGCGGCCCCATGCGTCTCTACGTGGGCTCCCTGCACTTCAACATCACGGAGGACATGCTGCGGGGCATCTTCGAGCCGTTCGGCAAG ATCGATAATATTGTCCTCATGAAGGATCCGGACACCGGCCGCTCTAAAGGCTTTGGCTTCCTGACG TTCTCCGACTCGGAGTGTGCCCGACGGGCCCTGGAGCAGCTGAACGGCTTCGAGCTGGCCGGGCGGCCCATGCGGGTGGGTCACGTGACCGAGCGGCTGGACGGCGGCACCGACATCACCTTCCCCGACGGGGGCGAGGAGCTGGACCTGGGGACGGCCGGCGGCCGCCTGCAGCTCATGGCCAAGCTGGCCGAGG GTTCCGGCATCCAGCTCCCCACCTCCGCTGCGGCCCAGGCCGCCGCCCTGCAGCTGAATGGAGCCGTGCCCCTGGGGGCCCTGAACCCTGCCGCCCTGACCG cgctcagtccggctCTGAACCTGGCGTCCCAGGCCATCGCCTCGCAGTGCTTCCAGCTCTCCAGCCTCTTCACCCCCCAGACCAT GGAGCAGTTTCAGCCACAGGCTCCTGTGTTAGGACCACCGGTGCCACCACCCTGGGCAGAGGCTGCCAGGTAG
- the RBM23 gene encoding probable RNA-binding protein 23 isoform X4 — MASDDFDIVIEAMLEAPYKKEEQQRKEVKKDSPSTTTSTSTSGGGASGSSGSNTSGETSKKKRSRSHSRSKDRKRSRSRDRQRRHRSRSRDRRCSSKSRSRDRRREERVRYRSPPPATGRRYGHSKSPHYREKSPVREPIDNLSPEERDARTVFCMQLAARIRPRDLEDFFSAVGKVRDVRIISDRNSRRSKGIAYVEFCEIQSVPLAIGLTGQRLLGVPIIVQASQAEKNRLAAMANNLQKGSGGPMRLYVGSLHFNITEDMLRGIFEPFGKIDNIVLMKDPDTGRSKGFGFLTFSDSECARRALEQLNGFELAGRPMRVGHVTERLDGGTDITFPDGGEELDLGTAGGRLQLMAKLAEGSGIQLPTSAAAQAAALQLNGAVPLGALNPAALTALSPALNLASQAIASQCFQLSSLFTPQTMEQFQPQAPVLGPPVPPPWAEAAR, encoded by the exons ATGGCGTCCGACGACTTCGACATCGTGATCGAGGCCATGCTGGAGGCCCCGTACAAGaaagaggag cagcagaggaaggaggtgaagaAGGACAGCCCCAGCACCACTACCAGCACCAGCACCAGCGGGGGCGGCGCCAGCGGGAGCAGTGGCAGCAACACCAGCGGGGAGACGAGCAA gaagaagaggagccgcAGCCACAGCAGAAGCAAGGACCGGAAGCGCAG CCGCAGCCGGGACCGCCAGCGGCGCCACCGCAGCCGCAGCCGGGACCGCCGGTGCAGCAGCAAGTCGCGCAGCCGGGACCGCCGGCGCGAGGAGCGTGTGCGCTACAGAAGCCCCCCTCCCGCCACCGG GCGCCGGTACGGACACAGCAAGAGCCCCCACTACCGAGAGAAGAGCCCGGTCAG GGAGCCCATCGATAACCTGAGCCCCGAGGAGCGCGACGCTCGCACCGTCTTCTGCATGCAGCTGGCCGCCCGCATCCGGCCCCGAGACCTGGAGGACTTCTTCTCTGCCGTCGGGAAG GTGCGTGACGTGCGGATCATCTCGGACCGGAACTCCCGCCGCTCCAAGGGCATCGCCTACGTGGAGTTCTGCGAGATCCAGTCCGTGCCCCTGGCCATCGGGCTGACGGGACAGCGCCTGCTGGGCGTTCCCATCATCGTCCAGGCTTCCCAG GCTGAGAAGAACCGCCTGGCGGCCATGGCAAACAACCTGCAGAAGGGTAGCGGCGGCCCCATGCGTCTCTACGTGGGCTCCCTGCACTTCAACATCACGGAGGACATGCTGCGGGGCATCTTCGAGCCGTTCGGCAAG ATCGATAATATTGTCCTCATGAAGGATCCGGACACCGGCCGCTCTAAAGGCTTTGGCTTCCTGACG TTCTCCGACTCGGAGTGTGCCCGACGGGCCCTGGAGCAGCTGAACGGCTTCGAGCTGGCCGGGCGGCCCATGCGGGTGGGTCACGTGACCGAGCGGCTGGACGGCGGCACCGACATCACCTTCCCCGACGGGGGCGAGGAGCTGGACCTGGGGACGGCCGGCGGCCGCCTGCAGCTCATGGCCAAGCTGGCCGAGG GTTCCGGCATCCAGCTCCCCACCTCCGCTGCGGCCCAGGCCGCCGCCCTGCAGCTGAATGGAGCCGTGCCCCTGGGGGCCCTGAACCCTGCCGCCCTGACCG cgctcagtccggctCTGAACCTGGCGTCCCAGGCCATCGCCTCGCAGTGCTTCCAGCTCTCCAGCCTCTTCACCCCCCAGACCAT GGAGCAGTTTCAGCCACAGGCTCCTGTGTTAGGACCACCGGTGCCACCACCCTGGGCAGAGGCTGCCAGGTAG
- the RBM23 gene encoding probable RNA-binding protein 23 isoform X2: MASDDFDIVIEAMLEAPYKKEEQQRKEVKKDSPSTTTSTSTSGGGASGSSGSNTSGETSKKKRSRSHSRSKDRKRSRSRDRDRHRRRSSRSRSRDRQRRHRSRSRDRRCSSKSRSRDRRREERVRYRSPPPATGRRYGHSKSPHYREKSPVREPIDNLSPEERDARTVFCMQLAARIRPRDLEDFFSAVGKVRDVRIISDRNSRRSKGIAYVEFCEIQSVPLAIGLTGQRLLGVPIIVQASQAEKNRLAAMANNLQKGSGGPMRLYVGSLHFNITEDMLRGIFEPFGKIDNIVLMKDPDTGRSKGFGFLTFSDSECARRALEQLNGFELAGRPMRVGHVTERLDGGTDITFPDGGEELDLGTAGGRLQLMAKLAEGSGIQLPTSAAAQAAALQLNGAVPLGALNPAALTALSPALNLASQAIASQCFQLSSLFTPQTMEQFQPQAPVLGPPVPPPWAEAAR, translated from the exons ATGGCGTCCGACGACTTCGACATCGTGATCGAGGCCATGCTGGAGGCCCCGTACAAGaaagaggag cagcagaggaaggaggtgaagaAGGACAGCCCCAGCACCACTACCAGCACCAGCACCAGCGGGGGCGGCGCCAGCGGGAGCAGTGGCAGCAACACCAGCGGGGAGACGAGCAA gaagaagaggagccgcAGCCACAGCAGAAGCAAGGACCGGAAGCGCAG CCGcagccgggaccgggaccgacACCGGCGGAGGAGCAGCCGCAGCCGCAGCCGGGACCGCCAGCGGCGCCACCGCAGCCGCAGCCGGGACCGCCGGTGCAGCAGCAAGTCGCGCAGCCGGGACCGCCGGCGCGAGGAGCGTGTGCGCTACAGAAGCCCCCCTCCCGCCACCGG GCGCCGGTACGGACACAGCAAGAGCCCCCACTACCGAGAGAAGAGCCCGGTCAG GGAGCCCATCGATAACCTGAGCCCCGAGGAGCGCGACGCTCGCACCGTCTTCTGCATGCAGCTGGCCGCCCGCATCCGGCCCCGAGACCTGGAGGACTTCTTCTCTGCCGTCGGGAAG GTGCGTGACGTGCGGATCATCTCGGACCGGAACTCCCGCCGCTCCAAGGGCATCGCCTACGTGGAGTTCTGCGAGATCCAGTCCGTGCCCCTGGCCATCGGGCTGACGGGACAGCGCCTGCTGGGCGTTCCCATCATCGTCCAGGCTTCCCAG GCTGAGAAGAACCGCCTGGCGGCCATGGCAAACAACCTGCAGAAGGGTAGCGGCGGCCCCATGCGTCTCTACGTGGGCTCCCTGCACTTCAACATCACGGAGGACATGCTGCGGGGCATCTTCGAGCCGTTCGGCAAG ATCGATAATATTGTCCTCATGAAGGATCCGGACACCGGCCGCTCTAAAGGCTTTGGCTTCCTGACG TTCTCCGACTCGGAGTGTGCCCGACGGGCCCTGGAGCAGCTGAACGGCTTCGAGCTGGCCGGGCGGCCCATGCGGGTGGGTCACGTGACCGAGCGGCTGGACGGCGGCACCGACATCACCTTCCCCGACGGGGGCGAGGAGCTGGACCTGGGGACGGCCGGCGGCCGCCTGCAGCTCATGGCCAAGCTGGCCGAGG GTTCCGGCATCCAGCTCCCCACCTCCGCTGCGGCCCAGGCCGCCGCCCTGCAGCTGAATGGAGCCGTGCCCCTGGGGGCCCTGAACCCTGCCGCCCTGACCG cgctcagtccggctCTGAACCTGGCGTCCCAGGCCATCGCCTCGCAGTGCTTCCAGCTCTCCAGCCTCTTCACCCCCCAGACCAT GGAGCAGTTTCAGCCACAGGCTCCTGTGTTAGGACCACCGGTGCCACCACCCTGGGCAGAGGCTGCCAG atga
- the RBM23 gene encoding probable RNA-binding protein 23 isoform X3: MASDDFDIVIEAMLEAPYKKEEQRKEVKKDSPSTTTSTSTSGGGASGSSGSNTSGETSKKKRSRSHSRSKDRKRSRSRDRDRHRRRSSRSRSRDRQRRHRSRSRDRRCSSKSRSRDRRREERVRYRSPPPATGRRYGHSKSPHYREKSPVREPIDNLSPEERDARTVFCMQLAARIRPRDLEDFFSAVGKVRDVRIISDRNSRRSKGIAYVEFCEIQSVPLAIGLTGQRLLGVPIIVQASQAEKNRLAAMANNLQKGSGGPMRLYVGSLHFNITEDMLRGIFEPFGKIDNIVLMKDPDTGRSKGFGFLTFSDSECARRALEQLNGFELAGRPMRVGHVTERLDGGTDITFPDGGEELDLGTAGGRLQLMAKLAEGSGIQLPTSAAAQAAALQLNGAVPLGALNPAALTALSPALNLASQAIASQCFQLSSLFTPQTMEQFQPQAPVLGPPVPPPWAEAAR; this comes from the exons ATGGCGTCCGACGACTTCGACATCGTGATCGAGGCCATGCTGGAGGCCCCGTACAAGaaagaggag cagaggaaggaggtgaagaAGGACAGCCCCAGCACCACTACCAGCACCAGCACCAGCGGGGGCGGCGCCAGCGGGAGCAGTGGCAGCAACACCAGCGGGGAGACGAGCAA gaagaagaggagccgcAGCCACAGCAGAAGCAAGGACCGGAAGCGCAG CCGcagccgggaccgggaccgacACCGGCGGAGGAGCAGCCGCAGCCGCAGCCGGGACCGCCAGCGGCGCCACCGCAGCCGCAGCCGGGACCGCCGGTGCAGCAGCAAGTCGCGCAGCCGGGACCGCCGGCGCGAGGAGCGTGTGCGCTACAGAAGCCCCCCTCCCGCCACCGG GCGCCGGTACGGACACAGCAAGAGCCCCCACTACCGAGAGAAGAGCCCGGTCAG GGAGCCCATCGATAACCTGAGCCCCGAGGAGCGCGACGCTCGCACCGTCTTCTGCATGCAGCTGGCCGCCCGCATCCGGCCCCGAGACCTGGAGGACTTCTTCTCTGCCGTCGGGAAG GTGCGTGACGTGCGGATCATCTCGGACCGGAACTCCCGCCGCTCCAAGGGCATCGCCTACGTGGAGTTCTGCGAGATCCAGTCCGTGCCCCTGGCCATCGGGCTGACGGGACAGCGCCTGCTGGGCGTTCCCATCATCGTCCAGGCTTCCCAG GCTGAGAAGAACCGCCTGGCGGCCATGGCAAACAACCTGCAGAAGGGTAGCGGCGGCCCCATGCGTCTCTACGTGGGCTCCCTGCACTTCAACATCACGGAGGACATGCTGCGGGGCATCTTCGAGCCGTTCGGCAAG ATCGATAATATTGTCCTCATGAAGGATCCGGACACCGGCCGCTCTAAAGGCTTTGGCTTCCTGACG TTCTCCGACTCGGAGTGTGCCCGACGGGCCCTGGAGCAGCTGAACGGCTTCGAGCTGGCCGGGCGGCCCATGCGGGTGGGTCACGTGACCGAGCGGCTGGACGGCGGCACCGACATCACCTTCCCCGACGGGGGCGAGGAGCTGGACCTGGGGACGGCCGGCGGCCGCCTGCAGCTCATGGCCAAGCTGGCCGAGG GTTCCGGCATCCAGCTCCCCACCTCCGCTGCGGCCCAGGCCGCCGCCCTGCAGCTGAATGGAGCCGTGCCCCTGGGGGCCCTGAACCCTGCCGCCCTGACCG cgctcagtccggctCTGAACCTGGCGTCCCAGGCCATCGCCTCGCAGTGCTTCCAGCTCTCCAGCCTCTTCACCCCCCAGACCAT GGAGCAGTTTCAGCCACAGGCTCCTGTGTTAGGACCACCGGTGCCACCACCCTGGGCAGAGGCTGCCAGGTAG
- the RBM23 gene encoding probable RNA-binding protein 23 isoform X6 produces the protein MASDDFDIVIEAMLEAPYKKEEQQRKEVKKDSPSTTTSTSTSGGGASGSSGSNTSGETSKKKRSRSHSRSKDRKRSRSRDRDRHRRRSSRSRSRDRQRRHRSRSRDRRCSSKSRSRDRRREERVRYRSPPPATGRRYGHSKSPHYREKSPVREPIDNLSPEERDARTVFCMQLAARIRPRDLEDFFSAVGKVRDVRIISDRNSRRSKGIAYVEFCEIQSVPLAIGLTGQRLLGVPIIVQASQAEKNRLAAMANNLQKGSGGPMRLYVGSLHFNITEDMLRGIFEPFGKIDNIVLMKDPDTGRSKGFGFLTFSDSECARRALEQLNGFELAGRPMRVGHVTERLDGGTDITFPDGGEELDLGTAGGRLQLMAKLAEGSGIQLPTSAAAQAAALQLNGAVPLGALNPAALTALSPALNLASQAIASQCFQLSSLFTPQTM, from the exons ATGGCGTCCGACGACTTCGACATCGTGATCGAGGCCATGCTGGAGGCCCCGTACAAGaaagaggag cagcagaggaaggaggtgaagaAGGACAGCCCCAGCACCACTACCAGCACCAGCACCAGCGGGGGCGGCGCCAGCGGGAGCAGTGGCAGCAACACCAGCGGGGAGACGAGCAA gaagaagaggagccgcAGCCACAGCAGAAGCAAGGACCGGAAGCGCAG CCGcagccgggaccgggaccgacACCGGCGGAGGAGCAGCCGCAGCCGCAGCCGGGACCGCCAGCGGCGCCACCGCAGCCGCAGCCGGGACCGCCGGTGCAGCAGCAAGTCGCGCAGCCGGGACCGCCGGCGCGAGGAGCGTGTGCGCTACAGAAGCCCCCCTCCCGCCACCGG GCGCCGGTACGGACACAGCAAGAGCCCCCACTACCGAGAGAAGAGCCCGGTCAG GGAGCCCATCGATAACCTGAGCCCCGAGGAGCGCGACGCTCGCACCGTCTTCTGCATGCAGCTGGCCGCCCGCATCCGGCCCCGAGACCTGGAGGACTTCTTCTCTGCCGTCGGGAAG GTGCGTGACGTGCGGATCATCTCGGACCGGAACTCCCGCCGCTCCAAGGGCATCGCCTACGTGGAGTTCTGCGAGATCCAGTCCGTGCCCCTGGCCATCGGGCTGACGGGACAGCGCCTGCTGGGCGTTCCCATCATCGTCCAGGCTTCCCAG GCTGAGAAGAACCGCCTGGCGGCCATGGCAAACAACCTGCAGAAGGGTAGCGGCGGCCCCATGCGTCTCTACGTGGGCTCCCTGCACTTCAACATCACGGAGGACATGCTGCGGGGCATCTTCGAGCCGTTCGGCAAG ATCGATAATATTGTCCTCATGAAGGATCCGGACACCGGCCGCTCTAAAGGCTTTGGCTTCCTGACG TTCTCCGACTCGGAGTGTGCCCGACGGGCCCTGGAGCAGCTGAACGGCTTCGAGCTGGCCGGGCGGCCCATGCGGGTGGGTCACGTGACCGAGCGGCTGGACGGCGGCACCGACATCACCTTCCCCGACGGGGGCGAGGAGCTGGACCTGGGGACGGCCGGCGGCCGCCTGCAGCTCATGGCCAAGCTGGCCGAGG GTTCCGGCATCCAGCTCCCCACCTCCGCTGCGGCCCAGGCCGCCGCCCTGCAGCTGAATGGAGCCGTGCCCCTGGGGGCCCTGAACCCTGCCGCCCTGACCG cgctcagtccggctCTGAACCTGGCGTCCCAGGCCATCGCCTCGCAGTGCTTCCAGCTCTCCAGCCTCTTCACCCCCCAGACCATGTGA